A single genomic interval of Deltaproteobacteria bacterium harbors:
- the pilO gene encoding type 4a pilus biogenesis protein PilO, with translation MQYYLDLLLERSAAQWAACIVGVSLALASLDYILLYRPQSGGIARIEAGLEIARLEQARLRRQADRLPRLRENLAALRRALGSRLPRVAEPADPLERVTARAAAAGLEMVRFQPGAAITGEFLTEIPYAVEFTGTYHDLLRFLDTAAPGALADTGELAIAALPADGGATRLGITMKLVTLRLPARNADDEGGVETETGRGSEGAETPAPRGLAPPLAGVHAAPLSRDPFEPYQASPPVEEPLPAPDPEPAPSPEPTPRPRFQATGIAWGTHDAAALVEDAEGHVYVVRPGSRLGDDSNHVKAITPCEIVLETPGPDQQPRETRLPLRYCDSPRQVDPDQDTVRPESFDELRTGPFDGLRTGVGEAKSKGAIF, from the coding sequence ATGCAATACTACCTCGACCTCCTGCTCGAACGTTCCGCTGCGCAATGGGCGGCGTGCATCGTCGGGGTCAGCCTCGCGCTGGCTTCCCTGGACTACATCCTGCTGTACCGGCCCCAGTCCGGCGGCATTGCCCGGATCGAGGCCGGCCTGGAGATCGCCCGCCTCGAACAGGCTCGCCTGCGCCGTCAGGCGGACCGGTTGCCGCGGCTGCGCGAGAACCTCGCCGCGCTCCGCCGCGCGCTGGGTTCCCGTCTGCCGCGCGTGGCCGAGCCCGCGGACCCGCTGGAGAGGGTGACCGCCCGGGCAGCCGCGGCGGGCCTGGAGATGGTACGGTTCCAACCCGGCGCGGCAATCACCGGAGAATTCCTCACCGAGATCCCGTACGCGGTGGAGTTCACGGGCACGTACCACGACCTGCTCCGCTTCCTCGATACCGCGGCGCCGGGCGCGTTGGCGGATACCGGCGAACTCGCCATCGCCGCCCTCCCGGCCGACGGCGGCGCCACACGGCTGGGCATCACCATGAAGCTGGTGACGCTCCGGCTCCCCGCGCGAAATGCCGACGACGAGGGCGGAGTGGAGACGGAGACCGGTCGGGGATCGGAGGGAGCGGAGACTCCGGCGCCACGGGGGCTCGCGCCGCCGTTGGCCGGAGTTCATGCCGCACCCTTGTCGCGCGACCCGTTCGAGCCGTACCAAGCCTCGCCGCCGGTGGAGGAACCGCTGCCCGCGCCTGACCCTGAACCGGCCCCGTCGCCGGAACCCACTCCACGACCCCGCTTCCAGGCAACCGGAATCGCCTGGGGGACACACGACGCCGCGGCGCTGGTGGAGGATGCCGAGGGCCACGTCTACGTCGTCCGGCCGGGGTCCCGGCTGGGTGACGACTCCAACCACGTCAAGGCCATTACCCCGTGCGAGATCGTACTGGAAACGCCCGGACCCGATCAGCAGCCGCGGGAGACGCGCCTGCCGCTCCGGTATTGTGACTCACCAAGGCAGGTAGACCCTGATCAAGACACCGTTCGCCCTGAGTCCTTCGACGAGCTCAGGACAGGCCCCTTCGACGGGCTCAGGACAGGGGTCGGCGAAGCGAAGTCGAAGGGCGCCATCTTCTAG
- the priA gene encoding primosomal protein N', whose amino-acid sequence MSAVENPVPTKANHPFALVAVPAPMPEPLTYAVPGGLRGRLGVGMRVLVPLGRRRVTGVVVGFERATRVAGVKAIAQALDDEVLLDEGFLDLCRWAADYYVASLGEVLAAALPPLLRTESRVVAAFAGEPEDFHGEVDREVLGALRERGPLAPATLSRLFPRRGVRAALDRLAAQGAVTVGERLRGHVREARRRREAPPEQTAGGAPSRAPVLTDEQQGVLRSMEGRLRDGGYETVLLHGVTGSGKTEVYLQAMETVRARGRQSLILVPEIALTPQLLDRLEGRFPGDVAVLHSGLTPSERWRHWWRIAHGVVKVVVGARSAVFAPVRELGLIVVDEEHDYSYKQEEGVRYHGRDLAVVRGRIAGCPVILGSATPSLESYHNARGGRYRLLELTRRVQARPLPGVDVVDLKAGQEPAPTEGLFSPPLLRALRENHEQGLQSLVFLNRRGFASFLQCWSCGFVVRCPHCSISLTYHLGRNSSFCHHCGFRQRKVDACPACGNVSLSEVGFGTERVEHALRRLLPKARIGRMDRDTTSARGAQERIFRAWEKGDLDVLVGTQMVAKGHDVGGVTLVGVVLADSSLNLPDFRAAEKTFQIISQVAGRAGRARRPGRVIVQTLVPGHYCFGHAQVHDYPSFFAAETEFRRELGYPPFRHLVHLRLDGTDEDGVTQRARALARDLRREDNPHQVEILGPAPAPIARLRNRYRWQILLKGRSRPALGAMARRAVALVPKGRTVRLHVDVDPYNML is encoded by the coding sequence ATGAGCGCGGTCGAGAATCCTGTTCCGACCAAGGCGAATCACCCGTTCGCCTTGGTCGCCGTCCCGGCGCCGATGCCGGAGCCGTTGACCTACGCCGTACCCGGAGGGCTGCGCGGCCGCTTGGGGGTGGGGATGCGGGTCCTCGTGCCGCTGGGGCGGCGCCGGGTGACCGGGGTGGTGGTGGGGTTCGAGCGCGCGACGCGCGTGGCCGGGGTCAAGGCGATCGCCCAGGCGCTGGACGACGAGGTGCTGCTGGACGAGGGGTTCCTGGACTTGTGCCGCTGGGCGGCGGACTACTACGTGGCTTCCCTGGGCGAGGTGCTGGCGGCGGCCCTGCCGCCGCTGCTGCGCACCGAAAGCCGCGTGGTGGCGGCGTTCGCGGGCGAACCCGAAGATTTTCACGGGGAGGTGGACCGGGAGGTGCTCGGGGCTCTGCGCGAGCGCGGCCCGCTGGCGCCGGCGACGCTGAGCCGGCTGTTCCCGCGCCGGGGCGTGCGCGCGGCCCTGGACCGGCTCGCGGCCCAGGGCGCGGTGACCGTGGGCGAGCGGCTGCGCGGGCACGTGCGCGAGGCCCGGCGCCGGCGGGAGGCGCCGCCGGAACAGACCGCGGGAGGCGCGCCGAGCCGCGCGCCGGTGCTCACGGACGAGCAGCAGGGGGTGCTTCGGTCCATGGAAGGGCGCCTGCGCGACGGCGGCTATGAGACCGTGCTGCTCCACGGGGTCACCGGCAGCGGCAAGACCGAGGTGTACCTCCAGGCCATGGAGACGGTGCGCGCACGCGGGCGCCAGAGCCTGATCCTGGTGCCGGAGATCGCCCTGACGCCGCAGTTGCTGGACCGGCTCGAAGGACGTTTTCCCGGCGACGTGGCGGTGCTCCACAGCGGCCTCACCCCGTCCGAACGGTGGCGCCACTGGTGGCGCATCGCCCACGGCGTGGTGAAGGTGGTGGTGGGAGCGCGCTCCGCGGTGTTCGCCCCGGTCCGGGAACTGGGACTCATCGTCGTGGACGAGGAGCACGACTACAGCTACAAGCAGGAGGAAGGCGTGCGCTACCACGGGCGCGACCTGGCGGTGGTGCGCGGCCGCATCGCCGGCTGTCCCGTGATCCTCGGTTCGGCCACACCGTCCCTGGAAAGCTACCACAATGCCCGCGGCGGCCGTTACCGCCTGCTGGAGCTCACCCGGCGGGTGCAGGCACGGCCCTTGCCCGGCGTCGACGTGGTGGACCTCAAGGCCGGGCAGGAGCCCGCGCCCACGGAGGGGCTCTTCTCCCCGCCGCTGCTGCGCGCGTTGCGGGAAAACCACGAACAGGGCCTGCAGAGCCTGGTCTTCCTCAACCGGCGCGGCTTCGCCTCGTTTCTCCAGTGCTGGTCCTGCGGCTTCGTGGTGCGCTGCCCGCACTGCAGCATCAGCCTCACCTACCACCTCGGGCGCAACAGCAGCTTCTGCCACCACTGCGGCTTTCGCCAGCGCAAGGTGGATGCCTGTCCCGCGTGCGGCAACGTGTCCCTGAGCGAAGTGGGCTTCGGCACGGAGAGGGTCGAGCACGCGCTCCGGCGCCTTCTGCCCAAGGCGCGCATCGGCCGCATGGACCGGGACACCACCAGCGCCCGCGGCGCCCAGGAACGGATCTTCCGGGCCTGGGAGAAGGGCGACCTCGACGTGCTCGTGGGTACGCAGATGGTGGCCAAGGGCCACGACGTCGGCGGCGTGACCCTGGTGGGGGTGGTGCTGGCCGACTCCTCGCTCAACCTGCCGGACTTTCGCGCGGCGGAAAAGACCTTCCAGATCATCAGCCAGGTGGCGGGGCGCGCGGGCCGGGCGCGCCGGCCCGGCAGGGTGATCGTGCAGACACTGGTGCCCGGGCACTATTGCTTCGGGCATGCCCAGGTGCACGATTACCCTTCGTTCTTCGCGGCCGAGACCGAGTTCCGCCGCGAGCTCGGCTACCCGCCATTCCGCCATCTGGTGCACCTGCGGCTGGACGGCACCGACGAGGACGGCGTGACGCAACGCGCGCGCGCCCTGGCGCGGGACCTGCGCCGCGAGGACAACCCACACCAGGTGGAGATCCTCGGACCGGCGCCCGCGCCCATCGCCAGGCTGCGCAACCGCTACCGCTGGCAGATCCTGCTCAAGGGCCGCAGCCGCCCCGCCCTCGGCGCCATGGCCCGGCGCGCCGTCGCACTGGTCCCCAAAGGCCGCACGGTACGGCTCCACGTTGATGTGGATCCGTACAACATGTTATAA
- the pilM gene encoding type IV pilus assembly protein PilM, which produces MRRIASLLRALKRPRRWFVVDVGSTAVKIAEVTDRGGKSEVVRAAALPVPPGAVENGIMRETASLARAIRTFTASGDDARPPVVAAVPGRGVITKRLRLPNQTGETLDDVIEFEAMDAIPEDLGNVNLDYHVLGPSEDGSGLEVLLVAARKTLVESHVRLLEGAGLTPAIVDVDHFALGRVCDDMSFDGEPPSAWFHVGARCTTIHVPAPDGPGYATDLPVGGEQLTESLAENLNVSRDEAETIKRGGDTAAAGDLLDSLCDSLAAQIGRGLNLFGPLGDGGTPRRIALSGGSAGLTGLGPSLARALDAEVRVRGPFFSGATLTDGEPAGPAFAVVAGLAARPPVE; this is translated from the coding sequence ATGAGACGGATCGCTTCACTTCTGCGTGCGTTGAAACGGCCACGGCGCTGGTTCGTGGTGGACGTGGGTTCGACCGCCGTCAAGATCGCCGAGGTTACGGACAGGGGCGGCAAGTCCGAGGTCGTGCGCGCCGCCGCGCTGCCGGTGCCGCCCGGCGCGGTGGAGAACGGAATCATGCGCGAGACCGCGAGTCTCGCGCGGGCGATCCGCACTTTCACGGCCTCGGGCGACGACGCTCGGCCCCCGGTCGTGGCCGCGGTCCCCGGCCGGGGCGTCATCACCAAGCGGCTGCGGCTTCCCAACCAAACCGGGGAGACGCTGGACGACGTCATCGAGTTCGAGGCCATGGATGCGATCCCCGAGGACTTGGGCAACGTCAACCTCGACTACCACGTGCTCGGCCCTTCCGAGGACGGCAGCGGGTTGGAGGTCCTCCTGGTGGCCGCCCGCAAGACCTTGGTTGAAAGCCACGTCCGGCTCCTGGAGGGCGCGGGGCTGACGCCCGCCATCGTCGACGTGGACCATTTTGCCCTCGGCCGCGTGTGCGACGACATGTCGTTCGACGGTGAACCGCCGTCGGCCTGGTTCCACGTGGGGGCCCGCTGCACCACGATCCACGTCCCGGCGCCGGACGGTCCCGGCTACGCGACGGATCTGCCCGTGGGCGGCGAGCAGTTGACGGAAAGCCTCGCCGAGAACCTGAACGTCTCAAGAGACGAAGCCGAAACGATCAAGCGCGGCGGCGACACCGCGGCCGCCGGCGATCTGCTCGACTCCCTGTGCGACTCGCTCGCCGCGCAGATCGGCCGCGGCCTCAACCTGTTCGGCCCCTTGGGCGACGGTGGCACACCGCGGCGCATCGCTCTGAGCGGGGGCAGCGCGGGCCTGACCGGCCTCGGTCCGAGTCTGGCCCGCGCCCTCGACGCCGAGGTCCGCGTCCGTGGCCCATTTTTCTCCGGCGCGACACTGACCGATGGCGAGCCGGCCGGGCCGGCGTTCGCCGTCGTCGCGGGACTCGCCGCCAGACCACCCGTCGAATAG
- a CDS encoding DMT family transporter — protein MSIAWALVASLGFAVSHILIRRGLAESNPLAGFAISIVISFLTLWSMVAATLPLTVFWTHAIWYFAVGGLFASGLGRWLVYVSIDRLGVARSIPVVSTTPMFASILAVLIVGEHWTLGAFFGTVLIICGVIVISRTHEQRAEFRRWDFIFPLLGALSFSFSASVRKLGFFIANLPLMASCVNATTGLALAAAMIYAQGGPRKVLPMSRSVFAWFVAAGICNTTGMLANFYALSTGDIVIVEPLISTNPVLTVVLTAIFLRDVETVNMRVCLGVALTFAGTLLLVYARGHGA, from the coding sequence ATGAGTATCGCCTGGGCTCTGGTCGCTTCGCTGGGCTTCGCGGTTTCCCACATCCTGATCCGCCGCGGTCTGGCCGAGTCCAATCCGCTGGCCGGTTTCGCGATCTCCATCGTCATCTCCTTCCTTACCCTCTGGTCCATGGTGGCAGCCACTCTGCCGCTAACCGTCTTCTGGACCCACGCCATCTGGTACTTCGCCGTGGGCGGCCTGTTCGCCTCGGGCCTGGGACGCTGGCTCGTGTACGTCTCCATCGACCGTCTCGGGGTCGCCCGCTCTATTCCGGTGGTGAGCACCACTCCCATGTTCGCCTCGATCCTGGCGGTGCTCATCGTCGGCGAGCACTGGACCCTGGGGGCCTTCTTCGGCACCGTGCTGATCATCTGCGGGGTCATCGTCATCTCCCGCACCCACGAGCAGAGGGCGGAATTCCGCCGGTGGGACTTCATCTTCCCGCTGCTGGGCGCATTGTCGTTCTCGTTCTCGGCCAGCGTGCGCAAGCTGGGATTCTTCATCGCCAACCTGCCGCTCATGGCGTCGTGCGTGAACGCCACCACGGGGCTGGCGCTGGCCGCGGCGATGATCTACGCGCAGGGCGGTCCGCGCAAGGTCCTGCCCATGTCCCGCTCGGTGTTCGCGTGGTTCGTGGCCGCGGGGATCTGCAACACCACGGGGATGCTGGCCAACTTCTATGCCCTCTCCACCGGCGACATCGTCATCGTCGAGCCGCTCATCAGCACCAACCCGGTGTTGACCGTCGTCCTCACCGCCATCTTCCTGCGCGACGTGGAGACCGTGAACATGCGCGTGTGCCTCGGCGTCGCCCTCACCTTCGCCGGCACCCTGCTGCTGGTCTACGCCAGAGGACACGGGGCGTAG
- a CDS encoding SDR family NAD(P)-dependent oxidoreductase codes for MADQEVAVVVGGGPGLSASLVRLFTREGMKAAIAARNPDKLQALADSTGCRAYRCDAVVPEEVNDLFARVARDLGDPNVVVYNASARVRGPLTELDQAAVRDAIMVTCYGGFLVGQAAAAGMLRTGGGTILFTGASASVKGYANSASFAMGKFGLTGLAQSMARELQPQNIHVAQIVIDGGIDSPRRDSARGTDTWLSPDSIAETYLQLHRQHRSAWASHIELRPWVEKF; via the coding sequence ATGGCGGATCAGGAAGTCGCAGTGGTGGTGGGAGGCGGGCCGGGACTGAGTGCCTCGCTCGTGCGGCTGTTCACGCGGGAAGGCATGAAGGCGGCCATCGCCGCGCGCAACCCCGACAAGCTCCAGGCCCTCGCGGACAGCACCGGCTGCCGCGCCTACCGGTGCGACGCCGTCGTGCCCGAAGAGGTGAACGATCTCTTCGCGCGGGTGGCGCGGGACCTGGGCGACCCCAACGTGGTGGTCTACAACGCCAGCGCACGCGTGCGCGGGCCGCTGACCGAGCTGGATCAGGCCGCGGTCCGGGACGCCATCATGGTCACCTGCTACGGCGGGTTCCTGGTAGGGCAGGCCGCGGCCGCCGGCATGCTCCGGACGGGCGGCGGCACCATCCTGTTCACCGGCGCCTCCGCAAGCGTGAAGGGGTACGCCAACTCGGCGTCCTTCGCCATGGGCAAGTTCGGTCTCACCGGCCTGGCCCAGAGCATGGCGCGGGAGCTTCAGCCGCAGAACATCCACGTGGCCCAGATCGTCATCGACGGCGGTATCGACTCGCCCCGGCGCGATTCCGCTCGCGGCACGGACACATGGCTCAGCCCCGACAGCATCGCCGAGACCTATCTCCAGCTTCACCGCCAGCACCGGAGCGCCTGGGCGTCGCACATCGAGTTGCGGCCCTGGGTGGAGAAGTTCTAG
- a CDS encoding DUF1343 domain-containing protein, which yields MRTGLERLLDDPRRWLGRARVGLVANPTTVDRRLAHAVDLLHRHPDVDLRCLLGPEHGLRGSAQDMVGVAHGADPVTGLPAVSLYGATFESLSPTPRQLADLDVLLFDIQDVGARYYTYAATMALCMRSARASGVKVVVLDRPNPIGGVAVEGGGLDAGLENFCGLYPVPQRHGMTLGELARLYNDAFGIGCDLEVAACEGWRRDAYYDECGLPWVMPSPNMPTPDTALVYPGMCLLEGTNLSEGRGTTRPFELFGAPFIEPEALATELRREELPGVLFRPCVIEPAFHKFRGERCGALQLHVSDRRAFLPYRTGLAVLAAVRKLWPGSFAWRTEPYEFRADVPAIDLLTGRPAVRQAIDGGAGLDEVVRIARGGTEVYDAGREKAMLYE from the coding sequence GTGCGCACGGGACTCGAAAGACTGCTCGACGATCCGCGCCGCTGGCTCGGGCGCGCCCGGGTCGGGCTCGTGGCCAACCCCACCACGGTAGACCGCCGGCTCGCCCACGCCGTCGACCTGCTGCACCGTCACCCGGACGTGGACCTGCGGTGCCTGCTCGGTCCCGAGCATGGGCTGCGCGGCTCCGCCCAGGACATGGTGGGGGTGGCCCACGGCGCTGACCCGGTCACGGGCCTGCCGGCGGTAAGCCTCTACGGCGCCACCTTCGAGTCGCTGTCGCCCACGCCACGGCAACTCGCGGACCTCGATGTCCTTCTCTTCGACATCCAGGACGTCGGCGCGCGCTACTACACCTACGCCGCCACCATGGCCCTGTGCATGCGGTCGGCCCGTGCCTCCGGGGTCAAGGTCGTGGTCCTCGACCGTCCCAACCCCATCGGCGGCGTCGCGGTGGAGGGCGGCGGTCTGGACGCGGGCCTGGAGAACTTCTGCGGCCTCTACCCGGTGCCCCAGCGCCATGGCATGACCCTCGGTGAGCTGGCCCGGCTCTACAACGACGCCTTCGGCATCGGCTGCGACCTGGAAGTGGCGGCGTGCGAGGGCTGGCGCCGGGACGCGTACTACGACGAGTGCGGCCTGCCCTGGGTCATGCCGTCGCCCAACATGCCCACCCCGGACACGGCGCTGGTCTATCCGGGGATGTGCCTGCTGGAGGGCACCAACCTGTCCGAGGGTCGGGGCACCACCCGTCCCTTCGAGCTGTTCGGCGCGCCTTTCATTGAGCCGGAGGCCTTGGCCACCGAACTGCGGCGTGAGGAACTGCCCGGGGTGCTGTTTCGCCCCTGCGTCATCGAGCCGGCGTTCCACAAGTTCCGGGGCGAGCGCTGCGGCGCGCTGCAGTTGCACGTCAGCGACCGGCGCGCCTTCTTGCCCTATCGCACCGGCCTCGCCGTGCTGGCGGCGGTGCGCAAGCTCTGGCCGGGGTCGTTCGCATGGCGCACCGAGCCCTACGAGTTCCGCGCCGACGTTCCCGCCATCGACCTCTTGACCGGACGGCCCGCCGTCAGGCAAGCCATTGACGGTGGCGCCGGGCTCGACGAGGTGGTGCGCATCGCCCGCGGCGGCACGGAAGTCTACGACGCCGGCCGCGAAAAGGCGATGCTCTACGAATGA
- a CDS encoding pilus assembly PilX N-terminal domain-containing protein, producing the protein MVLPSVLMLIAVLAVVGATSMNASLTDLRITGAYYKSAAVFHIAEAGLTHGRHELSDEDGTLDFTGILAPTTVFAGRGFHDGSYTVIATPVAGSVPPRIRLRSSACFPAANPCPRGHAKAEVEALLEHNPTGLTPRERVRLVAWRALD; encoded by the coding sequence GTGGTCCTGCCGTCCGTCCTCATGCTGATCGCGGTCCTGGCGGTGGTCGGTGCGACGAGCATGAACGCCTCCCTCACCGACCTGCGCATCACCGGCGCCTATTACAAGAGCGCCGCCGTGTTCCACATCGCCGAGGCCGGGCTCACGCACGGGCGGCACGAGCTGTCGGACGAGGACGGCACCCTTGATTTCACCGGCATCCTGGCGCCCACGACGGTTTTCGCCGGGCGAGGGTTCCACGACGGCAGCTACACGGTGATCGCCACCCCGGTGGCCGGCAGCGTACCGCCCCGGATACGCCTGCGGTCGTCGGCCTGTTTCCCGGCCGCGAACCCGTGTCCGCGCGGGCACGCCAAGGCGGAGGTGGAAGCCCTGCTCGAGCACAACCCCACCGGCCTCACCCCGCGCGAACGCGTGCGCTTGGTGGCGTGGCGCGCCCTTGACTAG
- a CDS encoding ferredoxin family protein — protein sequence MADELHLPKVEIWKEVCTSCGACDDACPTDVIRMGEDGFPFAKYEEDCQGCFICEWDCPVGAIRIRVARWYEASRLP from the coding sequence ATGGCCGACGAGCTGCACCTGCCGAAGGTCGAGATCTGGAAGGAAGTCTGCACTTCGTGCGGGGCGTGCGACGACGCCTGCCCGACGGACGTGATCCGCATGGGCGAGGACGGCTTTCCGTTCGCCAAGTACGAGGAAGACTGCCAGGGCTGTTTCATCTGCGAATGGGACTGTCCCGTGGGCGCCATCAGGATCCGGGTCGCGCGCTGGTACGAGGCGTCCCGCCTCCCATGA